One region of Trichoderma breve strain T069 chromosome 7 map unlocalized scaffold00007, whole genome shotgun sequence genomic DNA includes:
- a CDS encoding ubiE/COQ5 methyltransferase family domain-containing protein, with protein MSAPSLLRTRAGLLRPTALISHTNRLFSTTRQSRASDPTPTANRATHFGYETVTESVKQERVAEVFTSVAESYDKMNDLMSLGVHRLWKDHFVSSLNPGATNPIGMPQRILDVAGGTGDIAFRMLQHAHVNNGNPNVHVTISDINPAMLAVGKQRSLSLPASHQSSLSFLEANAEVLPKTIADNSLDLYTVCFGIRNFSNMPAALKEAYRVLKPGGIFACMEFSKVDKYPIFNAIYKQWSFSAIPLIGQLVAGDRDSYQYLVESIERFPSQTEFRDMIAEAGFNIVGKGYEDLTGGVAAIHKGIKPL; from the exons AAACCGCCTCTTCTCAACCACACGCCAGTCTCGTGCTTCAGATCCAACACCCACAGCAAATCGCGCTACTCACTTTGGCTATGAAACCGTCACGGAATCCGTCAAACAGGAGCGAGTCGCAGAAGTCTTCACTAGCGTTGCCGAATCATACGATAAAATGAACGACTTGATGTCTCTAGGAGTTCACCGTCTATGGAA AGATCACTTCGTCTCCTCGTTAAACCCAGGAGCCACAAACCCCATCGGCATGCCCCAGCGCATCCTCGACGTCGCCGGCGGCACAGGCGACATCGCCTTTCGCATGCTCCAGCACGCCCACGTCAACAACGGCAACCCAAACGTCCACGTAACCATCTCCGACATCAACCCCGCCATGCTGGCCGTCGGCAAGCAGCGCTCCCTGTCTCTCCCAGCCTCGCACCAGTCTTCGCTTTCTTTCCTCGAGGCAAACGCTGAAGTCCTGCCGAAGACAATCGCGGACAACTCTCTTGACTTGTACACGGTTTGTTTCGGAATCCGCAACTTCTCCAATATGCCGGCTGCCCTGAAGGAGGCGTACAGAGTCCTCAAGCCCGGCGGCATCTTTGCCTGCATGGAGTTTTCCAAGGTTGACAAGTATCCCATCTTCAATGCCATCTATAAGCAGTGGTCTTTCAGTGCGATCCCGCTTATTGGCCAGTTGGTCGCAGGAGACCGTGATAGCTATCAATACCTTGTTGAAAGCATAGAGCGGTTTCCCTCTCAGACAGAGTTCAGGGACATGATTGCTGAGGCTGGATTCAACATTGTTGGGAAAGGGTATGAGGATCTTACAGGTGGCGTGGCAGCTATTCACAAGGGCATCAAGCCTCTATGA